Proteins encoded by one window of Dendropsophus ebraccatus isolate aDenEbr1 chromosome 4, aDenEbr1.pat, whole genome shotgun sequence:
- the LOC138789739 gene encoding 5-hydroxyisourate hydrolase-like isoform X2, whose translation MSGGSDSLLSTHVLNTAQGIPAKGLTITLSKQDANQTRWVQVSRSVTNEDGRCPGLLRGEPFTAGTFQLRFDTKDYWKQMQQDSFYPYVEVVFTITDPKQKYHVPLLLSPFSYTTYRGS comes from the exons ATGTCGGggggcagtgacagcctgctgagcACACATGTCCTTAATACTGCACAGGGAATTCCTGCTAAAGGCCTCACCATTACCTTGTCCAAGCAGGATGCCAACCAAACAAGATGGGTACAAGTGAGCAGAAG CGTCACTAATGAAGATGGCCGGTGTCCTGGGCTTTTGCGAGGAGAACCTTTTACTGCTGGGACTTTCCAGTTACGCTTTGATACCAAGGACTACTGGAAACAAATGCAACAGGACAGTTTCTACCCTTATGTTGAG gtTGTTTTCACCATCACAGACCCGAAACAGAAGTACCATGTGCCACTACTGCTAAGTCCATTCTCATACACCACCTATAGGGGAAGTTAA